The following are encoded together in the Candidatus Methylacidiphilales bacterium genome:
- a CDS encoding MFS transporter, which produces MQLPAPQANPQQSDGLPEGIHHAYWFQVFNSASFSIVLGMPMVLYFKSLGASATVIGIVQGMPALLNILQIPSARYVERTGYRTFVLRGWTLRSFFIIGMIGVACLPSWVDAMTRVVLELLLLLGYNTSRGISACGWLPWITQLIPEKARGRYISIDQTFGVGAIVLTSILAGLYLAGHRGGHGFAVVFAVSFAAAIASLHFLKRIPDAPIPEEERSRSGEPVPWRAIWGYTPFRRIVMFNSVMMGGWACGGVLVVPFLRDTFQVSDSAFLYLNALWGVAYMGAVFFFGNKAGHVGNKPMLVVALCWQLVHFTSWGLIAARIIPYHWAVLALPQVTWALNLALFSLANTRLLMATVPVMGRSHFFALHSVVTSLVAGLMPFFWGMCIDAVGSWEAVTGDVHWNRFSLFYLVTLGVVALSSFYLARIEEPKSMPPDVFFNEFFIRTPARALSRIFQKRWMS; this is translated from the coding sequence ATGCAACTGCCCGCCCCCCAGGCCAATCCGCAGCAGTCCGACGGCCTTCCGGAGGGGATCCACCATGCCTATTGGTTCCAGGTCTTCAACTCGGCCTCGTTTTCCATCGTTCTGGGCATGCCGATGGTGTTGTATTTCAAATCGTTAGGTGCCAGCGCCACCGTCATCGGGATTGTCCAGGGCATGCCCGCGCTTCTGAACATCCTGCAGATACCGTCGGCCCGCTATGTCGAGCGGACCGGTTACCGCACCTTCGTGCTGCGGGGCTGGACCCTGCGCAGTTTCTTCATCATCGGGATGATCGGGGTGGCTTGTTTGCCTTCATGGGTGGACGCCATGACGCGTGTGGTCCTGGAGTTGCTGCTGCTGCTGGGCTACAATACAAGCCGGGGCATTTCGGCCTGCGGCTGGCTGCCCTGGATCACGCAATTGATCCCTGAAAAGGCGCGTGGGCGTTACATTTCGATCGACCAGACTTTCGGCGTGGGCGCCATCGTTCTGACATCGATCTTGGCCGGGCTTTATCTGGCCGGGCACCGCGGGGGGCACGGGTTTGCCGTGGTCTTCGCCGTTTCCTTTGCCGCGGCGATCGCCAGCCTGCATTTTCTCAAGCGGATTCCGGACGCGCCCATTCCCGAGGAGGAACGATCTCGATCTGGAGAACCGGTGCCCTGGCGGGCGATCTGGGGATACACCCCCTTCCGTCGCATCGTGATGTTCAATTCGGTGATGATGGGTGGCTGGGCCTGCGGGGGGGTTCTGGTCGTACCTTTCCTGAGGGATACATTCCAGGTGAGTGATTCCGCCTTTCTTTACCTCAATGCGCTCTGGGGCGTGGCCTACATGGGTGCGGTGTTTTTTTTCGGCAACAAGGCGGGCCATGTCGGCAACAAACCGATGCTGGTGGTGGCCCTGTGCTGGCAACTGGTCCATTTCACTTCATGGGGCCTGATTGCCGCACGCATCATTCCCTACCATTGGGCGGTGCTGGCCCTGCCGCAGGTGACCTGGGCCCTCAATCTGGCCCTTTTTTCGCTGGCCAACACCCGCCTGCTCATGGCCACCGTTCCGGTGATGGGAAGGAGCCATTTCTTCGCCCTGCACAGCGTGGTGACGAGTTTGGTCGCGGGCCTGATGCCGTTCTTCTGGGGAATGTGCATCGATGCGGTGGGTTCCTGGGAAGCGGTGACCGGGGATGTTCATTGGAACCGGTTCAGTCTCTTTTACCTGGTGACCCTCGGTGTGGTGGCGCTGTCGTCTTTCTATCTGGCCAGGATCGAAGAGCCCAAGTCGATGCCGCCCGATGTTTTTTTCAATGAGTTTTTCATCCGCACCCCGGCCCGGGCCCTGTCGCGGATTTTCCAGAAACGGTGGATGTCATGA
- the lysS gene encoding lysine--tRNA ligase: MEEPNALLAFRHEKMEKLRALGVDPFGRAFPGTESSASIRAAFSEGRAVRFAGRILSHRDMGKSHFMHLGDDTGKLQVYIQTKTLAEVSQETFKLIDIGDFIGVEGTLFVTKTGEQSIHVTALHFLTKSLRPLPDKWHGLTDVEQRYRQRYLDLVSNREVKDTLTARARLVRETRNFLEARGFLEVETPMMQAIAGGAAAQPFKTHHNALGIDLYLRIAPELYLKRLLVGGYEKVFELNRNFRNEGISRRHNPEFTMLEAYWAYADYETMAGLVEELICHLAQLLNGKLEVSKRMDGAEEPVTVNLARPWARRTYRDCIRSVAGGDWFELSAQERRERAVSLGVEIIPALEDFEVTNQVFEKLVEAKTVDPLFVTHLPKELVPLAKQNAEDPSVVDVYELIIGGQEISPGYSELNDPVVQRQRLLEQAGAETQKLDEDFLAALEQGMPPAGGLGLGIDRLAMLLTGAESIRDVIFFPLLKPRD, from the coding sequence ATGGAAGAACCGAATGCCCTCCTTGCCTTCCGGCACGAGAAGATGGAAAAGCTCCGCGCACTGGGCGTGGATCCGTTCGGCCGGGCTTTTCCCGGCACGGAATCCTCCGCTTCGATCCGCGCGGCCTTCAGCGAGGGCCGGGCGGTGCGCTTTGCCGGTCGGATCCTTTCGCACCGCGACATGGGCAAGAGCCACTTCATGCATCTGGGGGACGACACCGGGAAGCTCCAGGTTTACATCCAGACCAAGACCCTGGCGGAGGTTTCCCAGGAGACGTTCAAGCTGATCGACATCGGGGACTTCATCGGGGTCGAGGGCACGCTCTTTGTCACCAAGACCGGGGAGCAGAGCATCCACGTGACGGCGCTGCATTTTTTGACGAAGTCGCTGCGTCCGCTTCCGGACAAGTGGCACGGACTGACCGATGTGGAGCAACGCTACCGCCAGCGTTACCTCGACCTGGTGAGCAACCGTGAAGTCAAGGACACTCTGACGGCGCGGGCACGACTGGTGAGGGAAACCCGGAATTTCCTCGAAGCGCGCGGTTTTCTGGAAGTGGAGACGCCGATGATGCAGGCCATCGCCGGCGGCGCCGCGGCCCAGCCCTTCAAGACGCACCACAATGCCCTGGGCATCGATCTGTATCTGCGCATCGCCCCCGAACTCTACCTGAAGCGTTTGCTGGTGGGTGGTTACGAGAAGGTGTTTGAATTGAACCGGAATTTCCGCAACGAAGGCATATCACGGCGGCACAATCCGGAATTCACCATGCTCGAGGCCTACTGGGCCTATGCCGACTACGAAACCATGGCCGGTTTGGTCGAGGAATTGATCTGCCATCTGGCCCAGTTGCTGAATGGCAAACTGGAGGTCTCGAAGCGGATGGACGGGGCGGAAGAGCCCGTGACGGTGAATCTGGCCCGGCCCTGGGCCCGGAGAACCTACCGCGACTGTATACGCTCCGTGGCCGGTGGGGATTGGTTCGAACTTTCGGCCCAAGAGCGACGGGAGCGGGCGGTGTCATTGGGGGTCGAGATCATCCCCGCCCTGGAGGATTTCGAGGTCACCAACCAGGTGTTCGAGAAGTTGGTCGAGGCCAAGACGGTGGATCCGTTGTTTGTCACCCATCTGCCGAAGGAACTGGTGCCATTGGCCAAGCAGAACGCGGAAGATCCCTCGGTGGTGGATGTGTACGAACTGATCATCGGCGGGCAGGAGATTTCGCCCGGATACAGCGAACTCAACGATCCGGTGGTGCAGCGGCAGCGGCTCTTGGAGCAGGCGGGGGCGGAAACGCAGAAGCTGGACGAGGATTTTCTGGCCGCCTTGGAACAGGGCATGCCCCCGGCGGGAGGGTTGGGACTGGGGATCGACCGGCTGGCCATGTTGTTGACCGGGGCGGAGTCGATCCGCGACGTGATCTTTTTCCCCCTGCTCAAGCCCCGTGACTGA
- a CDS encoding penicillin-binding transpeptidase domain-containing protein yields the protein MLDVSRQKCGGIVVAQQPSRIDVMQEARRIPVKTKRGILGWGLSGLLAVVGAFGAQAADPAVLVLTSTREDRAPHVEGPKERIDTGVCLASTFKVFLAWVALEEGLAGPDTRRVCTDAHVPGSPRELNLHQAMFYSSNDYFLQLFARFPQKKLDAYLLRSGLIGSTVPPGWLAASGRLVSGGGLLVSPAANHEFMRRVAFGQLASSPAVQLDLEAVMRWPGPGGGKAPVFYGKTGVYGGAVWFNGFADEGTRRVCTVQLPGSVAERPRAVAAFYRQWGLLWEPSWQDWLEPRPKGP from the coding sequence GTGCTTGATGTGTCGCGGCAGAAGTGCGGCGGGATTGTGGTGGCGCAGCAGCCGAGTAGGATCGATGTCATGCAGGAAGCGCGACGGATTCCGGTTAAAACGAAAAGGGGAATCCTCGGGTGGGGGTTGAGCGGGCTGTTGGCGGTGGTGGGTGCGTTCGGCGCCCAGGCGGCCGATCCCGCGGTCTTGGTGCTGACTTCAACGCGTGAAGACCGGGCTCCGCATGTGGAGGGTCCGAAGGAACGGATCGATACCGGAGTCTGCTTGGCATCGACGTTCAAGGTTTTTCTGGCCTGGGTGGCCCTCGAAGAGGGGCTGGCAGGGCCGGATACCCGGCGGGTTTGCACGGATGCGCATGTGCCGGGATCGCCGAGGGAACTGAACCTGCACCAGGCCATGTTTTACTCCAGCAATGATTACTTCCTCCAGCTCTTCGCGCGGTTCCCGCAGAAGAAACTCGACGCTTATCTCCTGCGTAGTGGATTGATAGGTAGCACCGTGCCGCCCGGTTGGCTGGCCGCCTCCGGCCGGTTGGTCTCGGGAGGGGGATTGTTGGTGAGCCCGGCGGCCAACCACGAGTTCATGCGCCGGGTGGCATTCGGCCAGCTGGCATCCTCGCCGGCGGTCCAGCTTGACCTGGAGGCAGTGATGCGCTGGCCGGGGCCCGGGGGTGGGAAGGCACCGGTTTTTTATGGCAAGACCGGGGTGTATGGCGGGGCCGTCTGGTTCAATGGCTTCGCCGACGAGGGCACCCGCCGGGTTTGTACGGTCCAGCTTCCCGGGTCCGTGGCCGAGCGTCCGCGGGCGGTGGCCGCGTTCTACCGCCAGTGGGGTCTGCTATGGGAGCCTTCCTGGCAGGATTGGCTCGAACCCCGTCCGAAGGGACCTTGA
- a CDS encoding aldo/keto reductase produces the protein MLHRRFGRTELSMPVLTCGGMRYQHQWTDVPPADIPKANQENLERTIHRALELGINHIETARGYGTSEMQLGWVLPKIPREKLIVQTKVSPFADPKEFLATFEKSMAYLGLEYVDLLSFHGINNRELLNQTVLAQGCLKIGRQLQKEGRARFLGFSTHAGLDVIQEAINTAEFDYVNLHWYWVNDRNWPAILDATRLDMGVFIISPNDKGGKLYEPPDKLVRLCDPLSPMVFNDLYCLQRPEVHTLSIGAARPSDFDEHIKALELFDQAETLVPPIDRRLRQAMKESLGEDWLRDWEKGIPEWEQVPGHINIWEIIRLWNYAKALDLVEFAKMRYNLLGNGGHWFPGLNASTLAEHNLLPCLKDSPYRERIVAILAEAHTMLIGEEKKRLSSA, from the coding sequence ATGCTCCACCGCCGCTTCGGAAGAACCGAACTTTCCATGCCCGTCCTCACCTGTGGAGGCATGCGCTACCAGCACCAGTGGACCGATGTCCCGCCGGCCGACATCCCCAAGGCCAACCAGGAAAACCTCGAGCGCACCATCCACCGCGCCCTCGAACTCGGCATCAACCACATCGAAACCGCCCGCGGTTATGGCACCTCCGAAATGCAACTCGGCTGGGTCCTTCCGAAAATCCCCCGCGAAAAACTCATCGTCCAGACCAAGGTTTCCCCCTTCGCCGATCCCAAGGAATTCCTCGCCACCTTCGAAAAATCCATGGCCTACCTCGGCCTCGAATACGTCGATCTCCTTTCCTTCCACGGCATCAACAACCGCGAACTCCTGAACCAGACGGTCCTGGCCCAGGGCTGCCTCAAAATCGGCCGCCAGCTCCAGAAGGAAGGCCGCGCCCGCTTCCTCGGCTTCTCCACCCACGCCGGCCTCGATGTCATCCAGGAAGCCATCAACACGGCCGAGTTCGATTACGTCAACCTCCACTGGTACTGGGTCAACGACCGCAACTGGCCCGCCATCCTCGACGCCACCCGCCTCGACATGGGCGTCTTCATCATCAGCCCCAACGACAAGGGCGGAAAACTCTACGAACCCCCGGACAAACTCGTCCGCCTCTGCGATCCCCTCTCCCCCATGGTCTTCAACGACCTGTATTGTCTCCAGCGTCCTGAAGTTCACACCCTCAGCATCGGTGCCGCCCGCCCCTCCGACTTCGACGAACACATCAAGGCCCTCGAACTCTTCGACCAGGCGGAAACCCTCGTCCCGCCCATCGACCGGCGGCTCCGCCAGGCCATGAAGGAATCCCTCGGTGAAGACTGGCTGCGCGACTGGGAAAAAGGCATCCCCGAATGGGAGCAAGTCCCCGGGCACATCAACATCTGGGAAATCATCCGCCTTTGGAACTATGCCAAAGCCCTCGACCTCGTCGAATTCGCCAAAATGCGCTACAACCTGCTCGGCAACGGCGGCCACTGGTTCCCCGGCCTCAATGCCTCCACTCTGGCCGAACACAACCTCCTGCCCTGCCTCAAGGACAGCCCCTACCGCGAACGCATCGTCGCCATCCTCGCCGAAGCCCACACGATGTTGATCGGCGAAGAAAAGAAGCGCCTCAGCAGCGCCTGA